From the Rissa tridactyla isolate bRisTri1 chromosome 20, bRisTri1.patW.cur.20221130, whole genome shotgun sequence genome, one window contains:
- the GOLGA7 gene encoding golgin subfamily A member 7 — translation MRPQQAPVSGKVFIQRDYSGGTRCQFQSKFPAELENRIDRQQFEETVRTLNNLYAEAEKLGGQSYLEGCLACLTAYTIFLCMETHYEKVLKKIAKFIQEQNEKIYAPQGLLLTDPIERGLRVIEITIYEDRGMTSGR, via the exons aTGAGGCCGCAGCAGGCGCCCGTGTCGGGCAAGGTGTTCATCCAGCGCGACTACAGCGGCGGGACGCGGTGCCAATTCCAGAGCAAGTTCCCGGCTGAGCTGGAGAACAGG ATTGATAGGCAGCAGTTTGAAGAGACTGTCCGAACACTGAATAACCTCTATGCAGAAGCTGAAAAACTTGGGGGCCAATCTTACCTGGAAGGATGCCTCGCCTGTCTGACTGCCTATACCATCTTCTTGTGCATGGAAACGCATTATGAAAAG GTTCTAAAGAAAATTGCCAAGTTCATTCAGGAACAGAACGAGAAGATTTATGCTCCTCAGGGCCTCCTTCTGACAGACCCCATTGAAAGAGGACTAAGAGTT ATTGAAATTACCATTTATGAAGACAGAGGTATGACCAGCGGAAGATAA
- the GINS4 gene encoding DNA replication complex GINS protein SLD5, producing MAAPGAEGTEADSDGGSEELVLTPAQLIRSLEQAWLNEKFAPELLESKPEIIECVVEQLDHMEANLKRAKRGDLKVSVHRMEIERIRYVLSSYLRCRLVKIEKYFPHVLEKEKSRAEGEPSILSPEEFAFAKEYMANTETYLKNVALKHMPPNLQKVSLLKSVPKPNLDSFVFLRVLERQENILVEPETDEQREYTIDLEEGSQHLIRYRTIAPLVASGAVQLI from the exons ATGGCGGCGCCCGGCGCTGAGGGGACCGAGGCGGACTCGGACGGCGGCAGCGAGGAACTGGTGCTCACCCCGGCGCAGCTCATCCGCAGCCTGGAGCAG GCCTGGCTGAATGAGAAGTTTgccccagagctgctggagagcaaaCCTGAGATCATTGAGTGTGTCGTGGAGCAGCTGGACCACATG GAGGCAAACCTGAAGCGGGCGAAGAGGGGAGACTTGAAGGTCAGCGTTCACCGCATGGAGATTGAAAGGATCCGTTATGTGCTCAGTAGCTACTTGCGGTGTAGGCTTGTGAAG ATAGAGAAGTATTTCCCCCATGTACTGGAGAAGGAGAAGTCTCGAGCCGAAGGGGAGCCTTCCATTCTGTCACCAGAGGAGTTTGCTTTTGCTAAAGA gtaCATGGCAAACACAGAGACCTATCTGAAAAACGTGGCCTTAAAACACATGCCACCCAACCTGCAGAAAGTGTCGCTCCTAAAATCAG TTCCAAAGCCCAACCTGGACTCCTTTGTGTTCCTCCGGGTGTTGGAGCGGCAGGAGAACATCCTGGTCGAGCCAGAGACAGATGAGCAGAG GGAGTACACCATCGACCTGGAGGAGGGCTCGCAGCACCTGATCCGCTACAGGACCATTGCCCCGCTGGTGGCCTCGGGAGCCGTGCAGCTCATCTGA